A genomic window from Neoarius graeffei isolate fNeoGra1 chromosome 5, fNeoGra1.pri, whole genome shotgun sequence includes:
- the stmn2a gene encoding stathmin-2a isoform X1 yields the protein MDKIAVAYKEKMKELSMFSLICSCFNPRTQKNLDSKTDYMEVKPINKRASGQAFEVILKPPSPVSDVAHSITSPPKKRDISLEDIQKKLEAAEDRRKSQEAQVLKSLAEKREHERDVLFKAMEENNNFSRMAEEKLILKMEQNSENRRAHLAAMLERLHEKEQRAAVVRRNKELREELMA from the exons ATGGACAAAATCGCCGTGG CATACAAAGAAAAGATGAAGGAGCTGTCCATGTTCTCGCTCATATGCTCCTGTTTTAACCCGAGGACACAGAAAAACCTGGATTCCAAGACAGACT ACATGGAGGTGAAGCCCATAAATAAACGGGCCTCAGGTCAGGCCTTCGAGGTGATCCTGAAGCCCCCCTCTCCAGTGTCAGATGTGGCGCACAGTATCACATCCCCTCCCAAGAAGAGGGACATCTCTCTGGAAGACATTCAGAAGAAACTGGAGGCTGCCGAAGACCGCAGGAAA TCTCAAGAGGCCCAAGTGCTGAAATCTCTGGCTGAGAAACGGGAGCACGAGCGGGACGTGCTCTTCAAAGCCATGGAGGAAAACAACAACTTTAGCAGGATGGCTGAAGAAAAGCTCATTTTAAAAATGGAGCAAAACTCTGAGAACCGCAGGGctcacctggcagccatgttggaGCGCCTGCATGAGAAG GAGCAACGCGCTGCTGTGGTTCGCAGAAACAAGGAGCTGAGAGAAGAACTCATGGCATGA
- the stmn2a gene encoding stathmin-2a isoform X2, with translation MDKIAVAYKEKMKELSMFSLICSCFNPRTQKNLDSKTDSDMEVKPINKRASGQAFEVILKPPSPVSDVAHSITSPPKKRDISLEDIQKKLEAAEDRRKSQEAQVLKSLAEKREHERDVLFKAMEENNNFSRMAEEKLILKMEQNSENRRAHLAAMLERLHEKEQRAAVVRRNKELREELMA, from the exons ATGGACAAAATCGCCGTGG CATACAAAGAAAAGATGAAGGAGCTGTCCATGTTCTCGCTCATATGCTCCTGTTTTAACCCGAGGACACAGAAAAACCTGGATTCCAAGACAGACT CAGACATGGAGGTGAAGCCCATAAATAAACGGGCCTCAGGTCAGGCCTTCGAGGTGATCCTGAAGCCCCCCTCTCCAGTGTCAGATGTGGCGCACAGTATCACATCCCCTCCCAAGAAGAGGGACATCTCTCTGGAAGACATTCAGAAGAAACTGGAGGCTGCCGAAGACCGCAGGAAA TCTCAAGAGGCCCAAGTGCTGAAATCTCTGGCTGAGAAACGGGAGCACGAGCGGGACGTGCTCTTCAAAGCCATGGAGGAAAACAACAACTTTAGCAGGATGGCTGAAGAAAAGCTCATTTTAAAAATGGAGCAAAACTCTGAGAACCGCAGGGctcacctggcagccatgttggaGCGCCTGCATGAGAAG GAGCAACGCGCTGCTGTGGTTCGCAGAAACAAGGAGCTGAGAGAAGAACTCATGGCATGA